A part of Pseudomonadota bacterium genomic DNA contains:
- a CDS encoding carboxypeptidase-like regulatory domain-containing protein: MKINRLLNIAWSALLLGLLAAPAVGQIAPVSLELISSDRVDRFNFEYEYRLRVTNEGAQNASSVTATISTDSVYLTLVDDGASFGPVGAGDTVASTDTFRVRHNRRGPFNEDDLSYQFDAVLEPLLSVTIETPAPFTTVGGSPLEVTGTVQPEDAELTVNGESVVPSGGTFSTQVELSEGENIILARVMAGEMQVTDSLSVTLDTTPPAVTIDSHSEGGEVFTDTITVTGAVTDIVRGSSPQEETSVTVNGVAASVANSSYSASVPLVLGQNTITATATDLVGNVAARTITLIYSEPTGGQLVAESGDGQSAMIRQALAAPLVVRLTDAQAQPVPNETVVFRVTQGSGTVQTGLSGEERAVMATTDADGRASVNFTLGERAGTANQKVRAQVVGFPTQVVFTASALPRLGNKVSISTGNNQVGATGERLPLPLVVLITDSGANDVAGARVLFEASAGGGTFDNGASSQTVVTDMDGRAAVRLTLGTLSGRDAQRVTATLLDAENANAPPRAGFTASAFDAGPVSETTVVGVVLDNQDEPLEGVTVSIEGTERQDVTGADGQFRITEVPAGSVHVVADGSTIPGEDTYPNLSFPLVTIAGAQNELPAPIYMVRLDTDNAVFAGPEDVSLTLPRFPGFRLDIAANSVTFPDGSREGLVSVTPVNTAAVPMPPPDGMQPRFIITIQPSDTIFDPPARLTLPNFEGYEPGAQVEMFSFDHDLEAFVSIGLGTVSENGAEISSNVGVGVVKAGWHCGSQPGGSGCTNDCAECQQCDDNCVCQPDDSQMPESRCKECMGGEAVNKADGTMPDPDNMCILCMGGEEEEVSLGDWMAQAGSTFEFPAIFENEYETKINLIPGVMVNLTPSVSVNSGRIRDCCNKDTGELVTGGNVESSGSGMLTGSASASIFPPGGGLNQWDFEVELFDAFGVEVEIEAAGRVGVFLTAAFNFSGEVGFRTDTCNSEQCGFGNIGGNVTLDLAPTIQATACLEIEVFGDESENCLPELEITPIGLQGSIGGSLSFNGNSCDSGLSGEITLGQILLRAEVTIPGYGPFIGFEFVIFEGF; encoded by the coding sequence ATGAAAATTAATCGGTTGCTGAACATCGCCTGGTCCGCGCTCTTGCTCGGGCTGCTGGCTGCGCCAGCGGTGGGCCAGATAGCGCCAGTCAGCCTAGAACTCATCTCCTCGGACCGCGTTGACCGCTTCAACTTCGAGTATGAGTATCGTCTGCGCGTCACTAACGAAGGGGCTCAGAACGCAAGCAGCGTGACGGCCACCATTAGCACCGACTCTGTTTACCTCACGTTGGTAGACGACGGGGCGAGTTTCGGTCCCGTAGGGGCTGGGGACACGGTTGCGAGCACGGACACCTTTCGCGTGCGCCACAACCGCCGAGGCCCCTTCAACGAGGACGACCTCAGCTACCAGTTCGATGCGGTTCTAGAACCACTATTGTCGGTCACCATCGAGACGCCCGCGCCGTTCACTACGGTCGGTGGCAGCCCACTCGAGGTCACGGGAACAGTGCAGCCAGAGGACGCGGAACTTACGGTCAACGGCGAGAGCGTGGTCCCCAGCGGCGGCACCTTCAGCACGCAGGTTGAGCTCAGCGAGGGTGAGAACATCATCCTCGCGCGCGTCATGGCGGGCGAGATGCAGGTGACTGACTCGCTCAGCGTGACCCTGGACACCACCCCACCGGCGGTCACCATCGACTCGCACAGCGAAGGCGGCGAAGTGTTCACGGACACGATCACCGTGACCGGTGCCGTCACGGACATCGTGCGCGGCAGCTCGCCGCAGGAAGAGACCTCGGTCACCGTGAATGGGGTTGCGGCCAGCGTCGCCAACAGCAGCTACTCGGCCAGCGTGCCCCTGGTGCTTGGTCAGAATACGATCACGGCCACGGCCACGGATCTGGTGGGGAACGTCGCCGCGCGGACCATTACGCTCATTTACAGCGAACCCACGGGCGGGCAACTCGTCGCCGAGAGCGGTGACGGCCAATCGGCAATGATCCGCCAGGCCTTGGCCGCACCCCTCGTCGTGCGCCTCACCGACGCGCAGGCCCAACCGGTCCCTAACGAGACGGTAGTATTCCGGGTCACCCAGGGCTCGGGCACGGTGCAGACGGGACTGTCGGGCGAAGAGCGCGCCGTGATGGCGACGACCGACGCCGACGGCCGCGCGTCCGTCAACTTCACCCTCGGTGAGCGCGCGGGTACTGCCAACCAGAAGGTGCGCGCACAGGTGGTCGGGTTCCCGACGCAAGTCGTGTTCACCGCGTCGGCCCTGCCTCGTCTTGGTAACAAGGTCAGCATTTCCACCGGCAACAACCAGGTGGGCGCGACCGGAGAGCGGTTGCCGTTACCGCTAGTCGTGTTGATTACGGACAGCGGCGCCAACGACGTTGCCGGCGCGCGCGTCCTGTTCGAGGCGTCGGCTGGTGGCGGCACCTTCGACAACGGCGCCAGCAGCCAGACCGTGGTGACGGACATGGACGGTCGTGCCGCCGTCCGCTTAACGCTCGGCACCCTATCGGGACGAGATGCGCAGCGCGTGACGGCCACGCTGCTGGACGCAGAGAACGCCAACGCGCCGCCTCGCGCAGGCTTCACGGCCAGCGCCTTCGACGCCGGTCCCGTCAGTGAAACCACGGTTGTGGGCGTGGTACTCGACAACCAAGACGAGCCCCTAGAGGGAGTCACCGTCTCCATCGAGGGGACAGAGCGCCAAGACGTGACGGGCGCCGACGGCCAGTTCCGCATTACCGAAGTGCCAGCGGGCTCCGTACACGTGGTGGCCGACGGCTCCACGATCCCCGGCGAGGACACCTACCCCAACCTCAGCTTCCCCTTGGTAACCATCGCCGGCGCTCAGAACGAGCTGCCTGCACCTATCTACATGGTCAGGTTGGACACGGATAACGCGGTCTTCGCCGGCCCCGAGGATGTGTCCCTCACCCTGCCCCGCTTCCCCGGTTTCCGCCTGGACATCGCCGCCAACTCCGTGACCTTCCCCGACGGCTCGCGCGAAGGCCTGGTCTCGGTCACGCCGGTGAACACGGCAGCCGTGCCGATGCCGCCGCCAGACGGCATGCAGCCGCGGTTCATCATTACCATCCAGCCGAGTGACACGATCTTTGATCCGCCAGCGCGCCTGACCTTGCCGAACTTCGAGGGCTACGAGCCGGGTGCCCAGGTGGAGATGTTCTCCTTCGATCACGACCTGGAGGCGTTCGTCTCCATCGGCCTCGGCACGGTGAGTGAGAACGGCGCGGAGATTAGCTCGAACGTTGGCGTAGGCGTGGTCAAGGCTGGCTGGCACTGCGGATCGCAGCCCGGTGGCAGCGGTTGCACCAATGACTGCGCCGAGTGCCAGCAGTGCGACGACAACTGTGTCTGCCAGCCCGACGACTCGCAAATGCCCGAGTCGCGCTGCAAGGAATGCATGGGTGGTGAGGCCGTAAACAAGGCCGACGGCACCATGCCGGACCCCGACAACATGTGCATCCTGTGCATGGGCGGCGAAGAGGAAGAAGTGTCGTTGGGCGACTGGATGGCCCAAGCCGGCAGCACCTTCGAGTTCCCCGCAATCTTCGAGAACGAGTACGAGACCAAGATCAACCTCATTCCCGGTGTAATGGTCAACTTGACGCCCAGCGTGTCGGTCAACTCCGGGCGCATACGCGACTGCTGCAACAAGGACACGGGCGAGCTGGTCACCGGCGGCAACGTCGAGTCTTCCGGTTCGGGCATGCTCACGGGCTCCGCGTCCGCCAGCATCTTCCCGCCCGGCGGCGGGCTCAATCAGTGGGACTTCGAGGTTGAGCTGTTCGATGCCTTCGGGGTGGAGGTGGAGATCGAGGCCGCGGGCCGCGTGGGCGTATTCCTCACTGCCGCCTTCAACTTCTCCGGCGAAGTGGGCTTCCGCACGGACACCTGTAACAGCGAGCAGTGTGGGTTCGGCAACATCGGCGGCAACGTCACCCTCGATCTAGCGCCCACGATCCAAGCTACCGCCTGCTTGGAAATCGAGGTCTTTGGCGATGAGAGCGAAAACTGCCTGCCTGAGCTCGAGATCACCCCCATCGGCCTGCAGGGCTCGATCGGCGGCAGCTTGAGCTTCAACGGCAACAGCTGCGACTCGGGCCTGTCTGGTGAAATCACCCTCGGCCAGATACTGCTGCGCGCGGAAGTCACGATACCGGGCTACGGGCCATTCATCGGCTTTGAGTTCGTGATCTTCGAGGGCTTCTGA